The Vicia villosa cultivar HV-30 ecotype Madison, WI linkage group LG1, Vvil1.0, whole genome shotgun sequence genome includes a region encoding these proteins:
- the LOC131636993 gene encoding probable inactive purple acid phosphatase 27: MNFKLNVIITLVLVATLTCFVLGFAHANGFGEQPLSKIAIHKTVVSLHTTASVTATPSILGTKGEDTQWVTVDFDFPHPSLDDWIGVFSPANFNSSTCPPVNDPKEQVPFICTAPIKYKFVNYSNSDYIKKGKASLRFQLINQRADFSFALFSGGISNPKLVAVSNFISFANPKAPLYPRLAQGKSWDEMTVTWTSGYGINEATPFVEWGSGGKTPGQSPAGTLTFDRNSMCGSPARTVGWRDPGFIHTSFLKNLWPNLVYTYRLGHLLSNGSYIWSKKYSFKSSPYPGQDSLQRVVIFGDMGKAERDGSNEYSNYQPGSLNTTDQLIKDLKNIDIVFHIGDISYANGYISQWDQFTAQVEPIASTVPYMIASGNHERDWPDTGSFYNTTDSGGECGVLAETMFYVPAENRAKFWYATDYGMFRFCIADTEHDWREGSEQYKFIEHCLATVDRQKQPWLIFAAHRVLGYSSDFWYGLEGSFEEPMGRESLQRLWQKYKVDIAFYGHVHNYERTCPIYQNQCVNTEKSHYSGIVNGTIHVVVGGAGSHLSNFSQVTPKWSLYRDYDFGFVKLTAFNHSSLLFEYKKSSDGNVYDSFSVSRNYRDVLACVHDGCEPTTLAS, translated from the exons ATGAACTTTAAGCTCAACGTGATTATTACTCTAGTACTAGTAGCAACCTTAACATGCTTCGTCTTGGGTTTTGCTCATGCTAATGGATTCGGTGAACAACCACTCTCCAAAATCGCTATTCACAAAACCGTTGTTTCACTCCACACTACTGCCTCTGTTACAGCCACTCCTTCAATTCTCGGCACTAAG GGTGAAGATACTCAATGGGTCACTGTTGATTTTGATTTTCCTCATCCATCTCTTGATGATTGGATTGGAGTTTTCTCTCCTGCAAATTTCAA TTCATCAACATGCCCACCTGTAAATGATCCGAAAGAACAGGTTCCGTTTATATGTACGGCCCCAATTAAG TACAAGTTTGTGAATTACTCAAACTCAGACTATATCAAGAAGGGAAAAGCTTCTTTGAGATTTCAGTTGATCAATCAACGTGCGGATTTCTCCTTCGCGCTATTCTCCGGCGGAATATCAAAT CCTAAACTTGTGGCTGTTTCCAATTTCATATCATTTGCTAATCCTAAAGCGCCGTTGTATCCTCGTCTGGCTCAAGGGAAGTCTTGGGATGAA ATGACAGTTACATGGACAAGTGGATATGGTATAAATGAAGCAACACCTTTTGTTGAATGGGGTTCTGGGGGAAAAACGCCCGGGCAAAGTCCTGCTGGAACATTGACATTTGATCGTAACAGCATGTGTG GTTCACCTGCACGAACGGTTGGTTGGCGTGACCCTGGTTTCATACACACAAGTTTTCTCAAAAATCTGTGGCCAAATTTAGT GTATACATACCGATTAGGTCATCTTTTGTCTAATGGTTCGTACATTTGGAGCAAGAAGTATTCGTTCAAATCATCGCCTTATCCCGGACAGGACTCACTGCAGCGTGTTGTCATATTTGGTGACATGGGCAAA GCCGAGCGTGACGGTTCAAATGAGTATAGTAACTACCAGCCTGGGTCATTAAACACCACTGATCAGCTTATCAaagatttaaaaaatatagaCATTGTTTTCCACATAGGAGATATATCATATGCAAATGGATACATCTCCCAGTGGGACCAGTTCACAGCTCAAGTGGAACCAATTGCATCAACAGTACCATATATGATTGCCAG TGGTAATCACGAACGTGATTGGCCCGACACAGGATCCTTTTACAACACCACAGATTCAGGCGGCGAGTGTGGAGTTTTGGCTGAGACCATGTTTTATGTTCCAGCTGAAAATAGAGCAAAGTTTTG GTATGCAACGGATTATGGCATGTTTCGCTTCTGCATAGCTGACACTGAACATGATTGGCGAGAAGGATCTGAACAGTACAAATTCATTGAGCATTGTCTTGCAACAGTAGACAGACAAAAACAACCATGGTTGATCTTTGCGGCTCATCGTGTACTTGGATATTCCTCTGACTTTTGGTATGGGTTGGAAGGGTCATTTGAAGAGCCGATGGGAAGGGAAAGTTTGCAGAGACTTTGGCAGAAATATAAAGTAGATATTGCATTTTATGGCCATGTCCATAACTATGAAAGGACATGCCCCATTTATCAG AATCAATGCGTGAATACAGAAAAATCTCATTATTCAGGCATAGTGAATGGAACAATTCACGTTGTTGTCGGAGGAGCAGGaagccatttgtccaatttcagCCAAGTAACTCCAAAGTGGAGTCTTTACAGAGACTATGACTTTGGGTTTGTCAAGTTAACAGCATTCAATCATTCATCCCTACTATTTGAATACAAAAAAAGTAGCGACGGAAACGTCTACGACTCTTTTTCTGTTTCAAGGAATTACAGAGATGTCCTAGCTTGTGTGCATGATGGTTGTGAACCGACCACCTTAGCATCTTGA